One window of Nicotiana tomentosiformis chromosome 11, ASM39032v3, whole genome shotgun sequence genomic DNA carries:
- the LOC104085404 gene encoding 1-acyl-sn-glycerol-3-phosphate acyltransferase BAT2, chloroplastic, protein MEVSKFNTFHFLPLPPLRSWKKEVKLPLSPSPHPQLTASDGNHPWCSSLRQSIWRNSTFYALPGGTVFGTSRQACVSLHSFPQGKKRNNSYGNNSFYRQQRSLRHIIARSELANTSSAGAAYPLSGLELRSKVRAICFYAVTAFSSIFLFVVMLVQHPFVLLFDRCRRNAHHLVARTWATLTITPFYNVEFEGLENLPSPDTPAVYVSNHQSFLDIYTLLTLGRNFKFISKTAIFLFPIIGWAMYLMGLIPLRRMDSRSQLECLKRCIDLVKKGASVFFFPEGTRSKDGKLGSFKKGAFSVAAKTGVPVVPITITGTGRIMPAGLEGRVYPGLVKVVVHRPLKGNDSDVLCSEARNVIKEVLVHRG, encoded by the exons CAATTGACTGCTAGCGATGGAAACCACCCCTGGTGCTCTTCTTTAAGGCAATCAATCTGGAGGAATTCAACATTTT ATGCCCTCCCAGGCGGTACAGTTTTTGGCACAAGTAGACAAGCATGTGTCTCCCTTCACTCTTTCCCCCAAGGAAAGAAGCGTAATAACAGTTATGGAAATAATAGCTTTTATAGACAACAAAGATCATTGAGGCACATTATTGCTAGGTCCGAACTTGCTAATACCAGCTCAGCTGGTGCTGCTTATCCACTGTCAG GACTGGAGTTGAGGTCGAAAGTGAGAGCGATTTGCTTTTACGCGGTCACTGctttctcttccatctttttgTTCGTGGTCATGCTTGTGCAACATCCTTTTGTACTCTTGTTTGATCGATGCCGTAGAAATGCTCACCATCTTGTTGCCCGGACATGGGCAACCTTGACCATTACTCCATTTTATAACGTCGAGTTTGAGGGCTTGGAGAATCTTCCATCTCCAGATACTCCTGCTGTGTATGTGTCCAACCATCAGAGCTTTCTGGACATATATACATTACTTACTCTTGGAagaaacttcaagtttatcagcAAGACTGCGATTTTCCTCTTTCCTATTATTGGATGGGCCATGTATCTGATGGGTCTGATTCCGTTGAGGCGCATGGACAGCAGAAGTCAATTG GAATGTCTCAAGCGATGCATAGATCTAGTCAAGAAGGGGGCATCTGTCTTTTTCTTCCCAGAGGGTACTCGGAGTAAAGATGGAAAATTAGGCTCTTTCAAG AAAGGTGCCTTTAGTGTTGCTGCCAAAACCGGAGTGCCTGTGGTTCCAATTACTATTACCGGAACAGGCAGAATAATGCCAGCAGGGCTGGAGGGTAGAGTATATCCAGGATTAGTTAAAGTTGTCGTCCACCGGCCTTTAAAAGGAAATGATTCAGATGTGTTGTGTAGCGAAGCCAGGAATGTGATAAAGGAAGTGCTCGTTCATCGAGGCTGA